In Paenibacillus hexagrammi, the following are encoded in one genomic region:
- a CDS encoding response regulator transcription factor: MIKVMITDDDPFIRESLKLIIGLDPEMQITGTYSSGQEVLEALQTGVEADIILMDIRMPVCDGVQGTHLIKLSFPHVRVLILTTFDDDEFIVQALRNGASGYLLKNIPPDRIIQGIKSVHQGHVLIDSDIAKKLTSLLTTVTPSEPATPHFLTERGLTPTEQNVVIKISEGLTNKEIAQELFLSEGTVKNYITEILSKLCLRDRTQIAIYYLKRLHSS; the protein is encoded by the coding sequence ATGATAAAAGTAATGATTACGGATGATGACCCGTTTATCCGAGAAAGCTTAAAGCTGATCATCGGACTTGATCCGGAAATGCAGATCACGGGGACCTACAGCAGCGGGCAAGAAGTACTAGAAGCCCTGCAAACCGGCGTAGAAGCCGACATCATTCTAATGGATATTCGAATGCCTGTGTGCGATGGTGTGCAAGGGACCCACTTGATCAAGCTGTCGTTCCCCCACGTGCGCGTTCTTATTCTGACCACATTCGACGATGACGAATTTATCGTTCAAGCGCTCCGAAACGGAGCAAGCGGGTACCTGCTTAAAAACATTCCGCCGGATCGGATCATCCAAGGCATCAAAAGCGTTCATCAAGGACATGTGTTAATCGATTCCGACATTGCCAAGAAGCTCACGTCACTCCTCACGACGGTAACCCCTTCTGAACCGGCTACCCCTCATTTCTTGACTGAGCGCGGCTTGACTCCCACAGAACAGAACGTTGTCATAAAAATATCTGAAGGCCTCACAAATAAAGAAATCGCCCAGGAATTATTCCTGAGCGAAGGTACGGTAAAAAATTATATTACAGAAATTCTAAGCAAATTATGTCTTCGGGATCGAACCCAAATCGCGATTTACTATTTGAAGCGGCTCCACTCCAGCTAA
- a CDS encoding YjcZ family sporulation protein: MSGVAGVGYTSSAAILVLFILLVIITSAFAF; the protein is encoded by the coding sequence ATGTCCGGAGTAGCAGGTGTTGGTTACACATCTTCCGCAGCAATTTTGGTGCTTTTCATCTTGTTGGTTATCATTACAAGCGCATTTGCATTCTAA
- a CDS encoding YjcZ family sporulation protein: MGYAAGVGCGTGVGYNSAAAILVLFILLVIITSAFAW, from the coding sequence ATGGGTTATGCAGCAGGTGTAGGTTGTGGAACTGGTGTTGGTTACAACTCCGCAGCAGCGATCTTGGTACTGTTCATCTTGTTGGTAATTATCACTAGCGCATTCGCTTGGTAA
- a CDS encoding YjcZ family sporulation protein yields MGYAAGVGCGTGVGYTSSAAILVLFILLVIITSAFAW; encoded by the coding sequence ATGGGTTATGCAGCAGGTGTAGGTTGTGGAACTGGTGTCGGTTATACTTCCTCCGCAGCAATTCTGGTACTGTTCATTCTGTTAGTTATTATCACTTCAGCATTTGCTTGGTAA
- a CDS encoding LacI family DNA-binding transcriptional regulator: MSVTIKDIARLVGVSHTTVSRALNDSPLINEETKERIRTMAQQMGYSPNFSAKSLVLDRSYNVGLFFTTLSQGTSASFFYEAIRGVNSVIQDRYYLVVKGIDDYNNFQMITRRNFDGIIVVSQSEDDQKFIHHAAEKGIPLVVLNRPVDAAAGVVNVLSDEEQGAFQAASYLVEQGHSRIALIEGRAGFKSAQNRKEGFERAMRQHGVADSPDYRYPGKYDLESGRMAMQQFLALEVRPTAVFCCNDQMALGAMKAAAEAGLRVPEDISILGFDDAEFAAYVTPALTTVRRPIEQLSREGARRIIQMIEKSSLMRIRSC, encoded by the coding sequence ATGAGCGTAACGATTAAAGATATCGCTCGACTTGTCGGCGTTTCTCACACGACGGTTTCCAGGGCTTTGAACGATAGTCCTTTAATTAATGAAGAAACGAAGGAACGCATCCGTACGATGGCGCAGCAGATGGGCTACTCGCCCAATTTCAGCGCTAAGAGTCTGGTGCTGGACAGGTCATACAATGTGGGCTTATTTTTTACAACGCTTAGTCAGGGTACTTCTGCGAGCTTTTTTTATGAGGCTATACGCGGTGTGAACAGCGTCATCCAGGACCGGTATTATTTGGTGGTCAAAGGGATTGACGATTACAACAATTTTCAAATGATTACTCGGCGGAATTTTGACGGCATCATCGTTGTCAGCCAGAGCGAGGATGATCAGAAATTCATTCATCACGCGGCAGAGAAGGGGATCCCTCTTGTGGTGCTCAATCGTCCGGTTGATGCGGCAGCGGGGGTTGTGAATGTGCTGTCGGATGAAGAGCAGGGAGCCTTTCAGGCCGCTTCTTATTTAGTGGAACAAGGTCATTCGCGCATTGCTTTGATAGAGGGGCGTGCAGGCTTTAAATCTGCGCAAAACCGAAAGGAAGGCTTTGAGCGAGCAATGAGGCAGCATGGGGTCGCGGATTCTCCGGATTACAGGTATCCGGGCAAATACGATCTCGAGAGCGGCCGCATGGCGATGCAGCAATTTCTTGCATTGGAGGTAAGGCCAACAGCCGTCTTTTGCTGTAATGACCAAATGGCCCTTGGTGCGATGAAAGCTGCTGCTGAAGCAGGGCTGCGAGTTCCGGAAGACATCTCGATTCTAGGCTTTGACGATGCGGAATTTGCCGCCTATGTCACTCCGGCGTTAACTACAGTGCGCAGACCGATCGAGCAGCTCAGTCGGGAGGGCGCCCGCCGAATCATTCAGATGATAGAAAAAAGCAGCTTGATGCGGATCAGGTCCTGCTGA
- a CDS encoding SDR family oxidoreductase, producing MNLFDLTGKTAVIIGGNSTLGGTMAVALGGHGAKVAVVGRNQEKSEQVRERIIEAGGEAQCFQADATSREDLEQLLKDVLAWSGSVDVLMNCPGKNSATPFFDISMEEWDSIMEVNLKSVVLACQVFGKHMVDQGKGGSIINISSVSSDPPLSRVFTYSASKAAVNNLTQNLAREFAPSRVRVNAIIPGFFPAEQNRKILSPDRIESIMRHTPMNRFGEAEELQGAAVFLASEQASSFVTGSVLRVDGGFGAMTI from the coding sequence ATGAATTTATTTGATCTAACTGGGAAAACAGCCGTCATTATCGGCGGAAATAGTACGCTTGGCGGGACTATGGCGGTAGCACTCGGCGGACATGGAGCCAAAGTGGCTGTAGTCGGCCGCAATCAGGAGAAGAGTGAACAGGTGCGGGAACGTATCATAGAAGCGGGTGGAGAGGCACAATGTTTCCAAGCGGACGCAACAAGCCGTGAAGATTTGGAGCAGCTTTTGAAAGATGTTCTAGCTTGGTCCGGTTCTGTCGATGTTCTCATGAACTGCCCCGGTAAGAACAGTGCTACGCCTTTCTTTGACATTTCCATGGAAGAATGGGATTCTATTATGGAAGTAAATTTGAAAAGCGTCGTGCTAGCCTGCCAGGTATTCGGGAAGCATATGGTCGATCAAGGAAAAGGCGGAAGCATCATCAACATTTCGTCCGTTTCTTCAGATCCGCCTTTATCCCGTGTATTCACGTATTCTGCCTCCAAGGCGGCCGTCAACAATCTTACACAAAATTTGGCGCGCGAATTTGCCCCTAGCCGGGTTCGTGTCAATGCAATTATTCCAGGCTTTTTCCCAGCGGAGCAGAATCGTAAGATTTTGTCCCCGGATCGAATCGAGTCGATTATGCGGCACACGCCGATGAATCGTTTCGGCGAAGCGGAAGAGCTTCAAGGCGCTGCGGTTTTCCTGGCCTCTGAACAGGCTTCAAGCTTCGTTACCGGTTCTGTCTTAAGAGTGGATGGCGGTTTTGGCGCGATGACGATTTAA
- the gndA gene encoding NADP-dependent phosphogluconate dehydrogenase, producing the protein MREMSTKQQIGVVGLAVMGKNLALNIESRGFSVSVYNRSSEKTKELLEEAPGKNLVGTYSMEEFVQSLEVPRKILIMVKAGGPTDATINQLLPLLDKGDILIDGGNAFFPDTQRRNKELEAHGIRFVGTGVSGGEEGALKGPAIMPGGQEDAYQLVEPILTAISAKVNGDPCCTYIGPDGAGHYVKMVHNGIEYGDMQLICEAYQLLKDVLNVSTEELHEIFTEWNNGELDSYLIEITKDIFTKYDPETGKPMVDVILDSAGQKGTGKWTSQSALDLGVPLSIITESVFSRFISAMKEERVAASKVLNGPETSAYAGDRKAFIEAVRQALYASKICSYAQGFAQMRAASEEYNWNLKYGSIAMIFRGGCIIRARFLQNIKDAYDRDPELKNLLLDSYFQGVVDKYQQSWRQVIAEAVTRGIAVPAFASALAYYDSYRTERLPANLLQAQRDYFGAHTFQRVDKEGSYHFNWMEN; encoded by the coding sequence ATGAGAGAGATGTCAACAAAACAACAAATCGGTGTTGTCGGTCTTGCGGTCATGGGTAAAAACCTGGCGCTGAATATTGAAAGCAGAGGCTTCAGTGTTTCGGTCTATAACCGTTCTTCCGAAAAAACAAAAGAGCTTCTTGAAGAAGCTCCGGGTAAAAATTTGGTAGGTACATACAGCATGGAGGAATTCGTGCAATCGCTCGAAGTGCCTCGCAAAATTTTGATCATGGTCAAAGCAGGAGGTCCTACAGACGCTACAATTAATCAATTGCTCCCGCTGCTTGATAAAGGCGATATCCTGATCGACGGAGGCAACGCGTTCTTCCCGGATACACAGCGCCGCAACAAAGAGCTTGAAGCCCATGGCATTCGTTTTGTTGGAACAGGCGTTTCCGGTGGCGAGGAAGGCGCGCTGAAAGGCCCGGCGATCATGCCAGGCGGTCAAGAGGATGCTTATCAATTGGTAGAGCCGATTCTTACTGCGATTTCTGCAAAAGTAAATGGCGATCCATGCTGCACATATATCGGTCCTGATGGTGCCGGTCACTATGTGAAGATGGTTCATAACGGTATCGAGTACGGGGATATGCAGTTGATTTGCGAAGCTTATCAATTGCTGAAGGATGTACTGAATGTCAGCACAGAAGAGCTGCATGAGATTTTCACAGAGTGGAATAACGGGGAGCTGGACAGCTACCTGATCGAAATTACCAAAGATATTTTCACCAAGTACGATCCTGAGACTGGAAAGCCTATGGTAGATGTGATCTTGGATTCCGCGGGTCAAAAAGGAACAGGCAAATGGACCAGCCAAAGTGCACTTGATCTAGGTGTTCCGCTTTCTATCATTACGGAGTCTGTTTTCTCCCGCTTTATCTCTGCAATGAAGGAAGAGCGCGTTGCGGCAAGCAAAGTGCTGAACGGCCCTGAGACTTCCGCTTATGCAGGCGATCGCAAAGCGTTTATCGAAGCTGTGCGTCAAGCGCTGTACGCAAGTAAGATTTGCTCTTATGCACAAGGCTTCGCGCAAATGAGAGCAGCATCTGAAGAATACAACTGGAATCTGAAATACGGCAGTATCGCCATGATCTTCAGAGGCGGCTGCATCATTCGCGCGAGATTCCTGCAAAACATCAAGGATGCGTATGATCGTGATCCTGAACTGAAAAACCTCCTGCTGGATTCCTACTTCCAAGGAGTTGTAGATAAGTACCAGCAATCTTGGAGACAAGTAATCGCTGAGGCTGTTACTCGCGGTATTGCGGTTCCTGCTTTCGCTTCAGCACTTGCTTACTATGACAGCTACCGTACAGAGAGACTGCCGGCTAACCTGCTGCAAGCTCAGCGTGACTATTTTGGAGCACACACTTTCCAACGTGTGGATAAGGAAGGTTCTTACCACTTTAACTGGATGGAGAACTAA
- a CDS encoding shikimate kinase — MVSTRNIVLVGFMGTGKSTIGKKLADQLGWNFQDSDAFVEQQQQTSIADMFREQGEAFFRKLESQALENLLAGEGQVVATGGGAVLAEANRTCMLSNGLVVALTATAEIIIQRVQSDQSRPLLQGNLEERVHTLMEQRRHAYDFAHLTIDTSALSTDEIAAKIIEHAGLLN; from the coding sequence ATGGTGAGTACGCGCAATATCGTTCTAGTTGGATTCATGGGAACTGGTAAATCGACGATCGGCAAAAAATTGGCTGACCAGCTTGGCTGGAACTTCCAAGATTCCGACGCATTTGTCGAACAGCAGCAGCAGACAAGCATCGCGGATATGTTTCGTGAGCAAGGAGAAGCCTTTTTCCGCAAGTTAGAAAGTCAGGCACTTGAGAATTTGCTTGCAGGTGAGGGACAAGTTGTGGCAACTGGGGGAGGAGCCGTACTCGCTGAGGCCAATCGGACGTGTATGTTAAGTAATGGCTTAGTCGTTGCGCTCACTGCCACGGCCGAGATCATCATTCAAAGGGTACAAAGCGATCAAAGCCGTCCCTTATTGCAGGGGAATTTGGAGGAAAGGGTGCATACCCTTATGGAGCAGCGCAGACATGCGTATGACTTCGCCCATTTGACGATCGACACCTCTGCGCTGAGTACGGATGAGATTGCTGCAAAAATTATAGAGCATGCGGGTTTGTTGAATTAG
- a CDS encoding rhodanese-like domain-containing protein: protein MDTILPIEVKDRLDRGEKLTIIDVREDEEVAAGMIPGAKHIALGQLPERHAEIPKDEEVILVCRSGGRSSRALGYLESLGYSKLKNMTGGMLEWPQ, encoded by the coding sequence ATGGATACTATACTTCCAATCGAAGTGAAAGATCGATTAGATCGAGGCGAGAAGCTCACTATTATTGATGTACGCGAAGATGAAGAGGTGGCAGCTGGAATGATTCCAGGCGCCAAGCATATCGCCCTCGGACAGCTGCCGGAACGGCATGCGGAAATTCCTAAGGATGAAGAAGTCATCCTCGTATGTCGAAGCGGCGGCCGAAGCAGCCGTGCACTTGGCTATCTGGAATCCCTTGGCTACAGCAAGCTTAAGAATATGACAGGCGGTATGCTGGAGTGGCCGCAATAA
- a CDS encoding C39 family peptidase, giving the protein MAPIEVATPAPSAAPTPAVFEKPASATIDAPIIEQLPELPAGCEITTLTMLLQFSGMDKTKMQLMAEMPVDQTPIVYNGDGSIKYWGNPNTGFVGDVTRKQRVFGIYHTGIYPLLQHYIPQAEDITDKPFELYEEQVARGIPVMVWTTIDFNVPYKWASWDTPIGPIRTSFAEHAVLLVGYDENHVYVNDPLSGKKQFQVDKNQFIASWEAMGKQGLTYELE; this is encoded by the coding sequence GTGGCCCCCATTGAAGTCGCGACTCCTGCGCCCTCGGCAGCGCCAACCCCGGCTGTTTTTGAAAAACCAGCTTCAGCTACGATTGATGCACCTATAATCGAGCAGCTGCCGGAATTGCCCGCTGGATGTGAAATTACAACGTTAACGATGCTGCTTCAATTCAGCGGCATGGATAAGACGAAAATGCAGCTGATGGCTGAAATGCCGGTCGATCAGACGCCTATTGTTTATAATGGCGACGGCTCCATCAAATACTGGGGCAACCCGAATACAGGATTCGTAGGAGATGTGACGCGTAAGCAAAGGGTTTTTGGCATTTACCATACCGGGATTTATCCGCTGCTCCAGCATTATATTCCTCAGGCTGAAGATATTACAGATAAGCCATTCGAGTTGTATGAAGAGCAGGTTGCCCGCGGAATACCCGTTATGGTTTGGACAACGATCGATTTTAATGTGCCGTATAAATGGGCAAGCTGGGATACGCCAATTGGGCCGATCCGAACCTCATTTGCAGAGCATGCCGTTCTTCTAGTTGGGTATGATGAGAATCATGTATATGTCAATGACCCTCTTAGCGGCAAAAAGCAATTTCAAGTCGATAAGAACCAATTTATAGCCAGCTGGGAAGCAATGGGCAAACAAGGACTTACCTATGAGCTTGAATAG
- a CDS encoding CoA-binding protein, whose translation MAFENPSREHIKELLASAQNIAVVGLSDNPDRTSHMVAAAMQSRGYRIIPVNPNASTILGETCYPSLSDIPEPVDIVNVFRRADQVVPIAQEAVDIKAKVFWLQLDIVNEEAARIATDAGLEAIMDRCIKVEDAILNPRNN comes from the coding sequence ATGGCATTTGAGAATCCATCTAGGGAGCATATCAAGGAGCTGTTAGCCAGTGCTCAAAATATCGCAGTAGTCGGGTTGTCCGACAACCCAGACCGCACTTCGCATATGGTTGCTGCAGCTATGCAGAGCCGCGGTTACCGCATTATTCCGGTTAATCCTAATGCTTCAACCATTCTAGGGGAAACCTGCTATCCTTCTTTGTCCGATATTCCTGAACCTGTGGATATCGTGAATGTATTTAGACGTGCGGATCAAGTTGTACCTATTGCTCAAGAAGCGGTAGACATCAAAGCGAAAGTATTCTGGCTGCAGCTCGACATTGTCAATGAGGAAGCAGCAAGAATCGCAACAGATGCAGGATTGGAAGCCATCATGGACCGATGCATTAAGGTTGAAGATGCGATTCTAAATCCAAGAAATAATTAA
- the ccpA gene encoding catabolite control protein A, which yields MTVTIYDVAREAGVSMATVSRVVNNNPNVKPQTRKKVFEAIERLGYRPNAVARGLASKKTTTVGVVIPDISNSIFAEVARGIEDIANMYHYNIILCNADKKKEKEIRVINTLLEKQVDGLLFMGGAVTEDHIQAFRTSSVPVVLCGTKDENNTMPSVDIDHEKAAFDAVNVLIEEGHRHIAMISGTLQDPANGFARYQGYKRALENAGIELRDEYVRIGNYRYESSVDAVKYFLELDPRPTAIFSATDEMAIGAIHTIQDAGLKVPQDISVISVDNIRMASMVRPTLTTVAQPMYDIGAVSMRLLTKLMNKESTDYMQVILPHEIINRHSVAHLS from the coding sequence GTGACCGTAACTATTTATGATGTAGCGCGAGAAGCAGGAGTTTCCATGGCGACCGTTTCCAGGGTCGTAAACAACAATCCCAATGTTAAACCTCAAACCCGTAAAAAAGTATTCGAAGCGATCGAGCGTTTGGGTTACCGACCTAATGCTGTAGCCAGAGGACTGGCTAGTAAGAAGACTACGACAGTCGGTGTAGTTATCCCCGACATCTCGAATTCCATTTTTGCTGAAGTTGCACGTGGCATTGAAGATATCGCTAACATGTATCATTATAATATCATTTTATGTAATGCCGATAAGAAGAAGGAAAAAGAAATTCGAGTCATTAATACTTTGCTGGAGAAACAGGTCGATGGTCTCTTATTCATGGGAGGCGCAGTAACAGAGGATCATATTCAAGCGTTCCGTACTTCATCTGTTCCAGTTGTACTCTGTGGAACCAAGGATGAGAACAACACGATGCCATCTGTAGATATCGACCATGAGAAGGCTGCATTCGATGCTGTGAACGTTCTCATAGAAGAGGGCCACCGTCACATTGCTATGATCTCCGGAACGCTGCAGGACCCTGCGAACGGCTTTGCTCGATATCAGGGGTATAAGAGAGCTCTGGAAAACGCGGGAATTGAGCTTCGTGACGAGTATGTGAGAATCGGTAACTACCGCTATGAATCTAGTGTGGACGCGGTCAAGTATTTCCTGGAGCTCGATCCACGGCCAACTGCGATTTTCTCTGCAACAGATGAGATGGCCATCGGAGCCATTCATACGATCCAGGATGCCGGACTTAAAGTTCCACAGGATATTTCTGTCATTAGCGTTGACAATATCCGTATGGCTTCCATGGTTAGACCTACCCTTACTACCGTTGCTCAGCCGATGTATGACATCGGAGCCGTGTCGATGCGTCTTTTGACGAAGCTTATGAATAAAGAATCAACAGATTATATGCAGGTGATCTTGCCTCACGAAATTATTAATCGTCACTCGGTGGCTCATTTATCATGA
- a CDS encoding GNAT family N-acetyltransferase: MQHIKRYHSHSFRTTPNHPEITVEGPVLPEVLQTLSMHNQLDAFRRPKEQLEALIEIAELPEGRIIIARDGFTIVGYVTFHYPDEIERWSEGNMEDLIELGAIEVADDYRSMGLGKKLIQLSFMEEQLENVICFTTEYYWHWDLEKSGLNVWEYRQMMEKLMKSVDMVWFATDDPEICSHPANCLMVRVGKDVPLSSVERFDRIRFHQRFMY, from the coding sequence ATGCAGCATATCAAGCGCTACCACTCTCACAGCTTTCGCACTACGCCGAACCACCCAGAAATTACGGTCGAAGGCCCCGTCCTACCTGAAGTCTTACAAACATTATCCATGCACAACCAATTAGATGCTTTTCGCAGACCGAAAGAGCAGCTGGAAGCACTAATCGAAATTGCCGAACTTCCGGAGGGACGCATCATCATTGCACGGGACGGCTTCACGATCGTCGGCTACGTCACGTTTCACTATCCCGACGAAATTGAGCGATGGTCGGAAGGAAACATGGAGGATTTGATTGAACTTGGCGCAATTGAGGTCGCGGATGACTATCGGTCAATGGGACTTGGCAAAAAGCTCATCCAGCTATCCTTCATGGAAGAGCAGCTGGAGAACGTGATTTGCTTCACCACGGAGTATTATTGGCACTGGGATTTGGAAAAGAGCGGGCTCAACGTCTGGGAATACCGCCAGATGATGGAGAAGCTGATGAAGAGCGTAGACATGGTCTGGTTCGCTACGGATGACCCAGAAATCTGTTCGCATCCAGCCAACTGCCTCATGGTACGTGTCGGCAAGGATGTTCCTTTGTCATCGGTGGAACGATTTGACCGCATTCGTTTTCATCAAAGATTCATGTATTGA
- a CDS encoding fibronectin type III domain-containing protein — translation MPASSLQGYYITAVDVAGKESSPSRAAFTDGSSLDTLFVPSSDGSQIPGSINEKGTEENGSGHSTSPTDPSSNSGKPSTNAKDSPSAPTGLKAKEDGAGIVISWKANTSKDKVKQYNVYFSDKEKGTYTKLGSVKDSTEFHYYAAAYNGYYKVTAVNDAGESKPSATIAYNR, via the coding sequence GTGCCAGCTTCTAGCCTGCAGGGATACTACATTACGGCTGTAGACGTAGCAGGCAAAGAATCATCACCAAGCAGAGCCGCTTTTACAGACGGAAGTTCACTCGATACACTGTTTGTACCATCATCCGATGGTAGTCAAATACCTGGATCAATCAATGAAAAGGGAACCGAAGAGAACGGATCAGGACATTCGACTTCACCAACCGATCCTTCCAGCAACAGCGGCAAACCAAGCACCAATGCAAAAGACAGCCCTTCAGCGCCAACCGGTTTAAAGGCTAAGGAGGATGGTGCCGGCATCGTGATCAGCTGGAAAGCAAACACGTCCAAGGACAAAGTCAAACAGTACAATGTCTATTTCAGCGATAAAGAAAAAGGAACCTACACCAAATTAGGTTCCGTTAAGGATTCAACAGAGTTCCATTACTACGCAGCAGCCTATAACGGCTATTACAAAGTAACAGCTGTCAACGATGCAGGCGAATCGAAGCCCTCTGCAACAATAGCTTATAATCGGTAA